GGTCTCACAGACAAGCGAGTCGTTACATGGTTGACCCACATGCATTAAGGACCATCTTGTGATCACAAACCGATCTGGTTAGGTATGGCACCATGCATGCATCAAGGATCTTGTTTGTAGAAAATGATTCTGGTTCGCTGTCATGTGCATGGTGCGTGAACTCGATCGTGGTCTGATTTTATTGACGTAGGGTATAACTGTCGGCCCACCCTCACATGGCAACGCATCTTCCTCGCATGTGTGCGTGGGCCACCTTTTCGATTTGAAACCAGTAAACGCGGTCTCCATGCACGTTCACCGTCCAAATGATCTATTTTTCTTTGTATAACTAAATACACATTAAGTACTTGATGTATATACTAACCCTAAGGAAAGTACGTAGTGTACTGGCAGTAGCGTGTGCAGAAACCGCCGCAGATCCCTGCAGCTACACCATGTGCATGCTCGCTCGATGAAGTGGGAAGTGAATGCGCCTGGCCTGGCACCCTCTCAGCTTACACTACGACGCCTGTCTGTCGGTGGCTGTTAAACGAAGCATGAGTTGGGGAGACAGCCCTGCGTGCTCCATCATCGTTGCAGCTTGCTTTCCTTTTCCAGCTCCAGCAGTAATGGCGCAGGCTCAGTGAAACACCAGAACTAAGACAAAAGTTAcctgctgcaatttatttattaCATTCTTACTTAATCTTACTCGACTAAGACATGGTTAATTCTCAATCGACGTTATACTCGTGAGATCCATGCGGAATTTTCTTTtcagttttttgttttcttcctTATATCATTTGATATCATTTGACTGAGACTTCGTTAAGTCTCAGTTGAGACCTAGCCACATCCATTTATTTACTCTGATGGGTTGGTGCATGCAGGGCTCCTCCCGAATGGCAACTTCGAGTCGGGTCCGGCCAAGTCGGAGCTGGTGAACGGCACGGTGGTGAAGGGCGGCAAGGCGATCCCCAAGTGGGAGACGTCGGGCTTCGTAGAGTACATCGAGTCCGGGCACAAGCAGGGCGACATGCTGCTGGTGGTGCCGCAGGGCGCCTACGCCGTCCGCCTCGGCAACGACGCCTCCATCCTCCAGCGCATCCCCGTCGCCCGGGGCTCCTACTACGCCATCACCTTCAGCGCCGCCCGCACCTGCGCGCAGGCCGAGCGCCTCAACGTCTCCGTCAGCCCCGAGTCCGGCGTGCTCCCCATGCAGACCATCTACGGCAGCAACGGCTGGGACTCCTACGCCTGGGCCTTCAAGGCCAAGCTCGACGTCGTGGAGCTCGTCATCCACAACCCGGGCGTCGAGGAGGACCCCGCCTGCGGACCGCTCATCGACGCCGTCGCCATCCGCACGCTCTACCCGCCCACGCTCTCCAAGGGCAACATGCTCAAGAACGGCGGCTTCGAGGAGGGCCCCTACTTCCTCCCCAACGCCTCCTGGGGCGTGCTCGTGCCGCCCAACATCGAGGACGACCACTCCCCGCTCCCCGCCTGGATGATCATGTCCTCCAAGGCCGTCAAGTACGTCGACGCCGCGCACTTCAAGGTGCCCGAGGGCGCGCGCGCCGTCGAGCTCGTTGGCGGCAAGGAGAGCGCGCTCGTCCAGGAGGTGCGCACCGTGCCCGGCTGGGCATACCGCCTCTCCTTCGCCGTCGGCGACTCTGCCGACGGCTGCAAGGGCTCCATGGTGGCCGAGGCCTACGCCGCGCGCTCCACCCTCAAGGTGCCGTACGAGTCCAATGGCGCCGGCGGCTACAAGCGCGCCGTGCTGGACTTCGTCGCCGTCAGGGACCGCACCCGGGTGGTCTTCCAGAGCGCCTTCTACCACATGAAGGCCGACGGCACCCTCTGCGGGCCCGTCATCGACGACGCCAAGCTCGTCGGCCTGCGCAAGAAGCCATCCGCACGTCGCCTCATGCTCTAATTAAGCTAGCCCCGCTGCCACGTCTTACTACAAACAATATATGCAAGCACACGGCGCCGGATCGGAGTGAGTAGTATTTATTGCTAGGCTTTTGGTGTGCCAACCGGGTGAGTATATGTGTGTGAGTTTGCCGTTGTCCGCCGTGCTTATACTTGCGGTTGCCCGGCGCTTGTTATTTTTGTTTCTTTCATGCCAATCAACAAAGAAAAGGGTCATGCTATGGCTTGGCCTGACGGAGGGTCACATTATCATCACATCACATAGGCCAGAATCAGGTGATGCAAGGCGCAATTCAATGGCAAATGCATGTTACTATTTCTCATTGAGAGAAGTTCATATTACAACCTCGAACAACCACCAGTCTAACATATAACTCTGAACTGCCAAACCGTTTATTTTACAACGTTAAACTATCAAAACCGGACAAAAAATAACCCTGCACGTGTCTGGCCATGGAGCTTCTTTGCATTAGTAAATCTATCTATCATAGGCGTAACAATACCTGAATCGGTGGCGGGCGTGACTTACAACCTTCCTCTGACAAGGATGTAGAGACGGAAGTTCTTTGCAAGATGAGACAATCAATTTGAAGCTGTGACTGTCCCTGCAGCAAGTGGAATAATACCAACACCCACACAGCCACCATGCATGGCATCGTGTGCAGACTGCAGAGTAGCAAGTATGAAACAGAGTTGCATTATATTCTACAAGCATCTACCAGATTTAGGTTCGAAGAGATATGGCGAGCATGAAAAACAGGCTAACCACTAAGAGATTGTGATGTTAGGCTCACAACTGAAATTTGTAGTGCCCAACACAAAATTTCAAGATAGTGGGCTCTAAACACAATTGCAGTCCTCAATTTCACGTACGTTTCGTCCTTCACAACTTACCATGTTTTGCCATGTCACACCACCAGGGCACTACACACTGCCCTTATACTCAATCTGGGAAAATTTCAACAAGTTTTGCTGAATAGAAAAAGATGGTATGAAAATTCAAATCCAGATCCATTTGGCTCAAAATGTGACCAAAAAATGAAGGTGCCCAGAATTTTGTGATGCACCCGGGGCCGAGGTAGTTCACAGTAATATCTACGGAAGAAGAGAACACAGGAGCCAATATGAACCAAAAAGGGAAAACGCGAAACAGATAGCCGCGGCCGGACCGGGATCATGGCATGCCCGTGCGTGTGATGCTTCACATGGACTtgagagcatctccaatagcCGCCCAACGCGCCGCGAGCTAAAAACTACTTTGCCGCGCGTCCTTTGTCTCGTTTGGCACGGCCGACAGCGCTAGCTCCAACAGGCGCGCTAAAATGCAACGCGCGCGCCGCTCCAGCAGCGCGCGCGACTCACCGGGGCATATGCCATATATTGCATTTTGGACACAAAATGGATTTCAAACATTCAAAATGCAATGAACATGGCATATAAATTTcacacaaacaagtttatgaatAAAAGTTCATGCCCACAAGTTTCAAAATCATACCCACAAGTTCATCCAACCAAGTTCAAAATGCAAACCAAGTTTATGACACAAATGAAAGACACATCAAGCCTTGTCCTCGTCTTCTTCCTCATCTTCCGAAGACGATTCTTCCTCCTCCGAAGAtgattcttcctcctcctcctccgaatcATTGTCGTGCACCGCATCACGTGAAGCTCGGACGGTGTTGGCCCGCCCATGGCGGACGGAGGTGCACCCATGCCTCCCATGAGAGAAGCAAAACTCATGCCTCCCATGGCGGCCAtggcgccgggggggggggggggggggggtgctccaaAGCCACCAATGCCTCCCATGGTCTCCATGGTAGCTCCAAAGCCACCCATGGAACCTAAGCCGCCCACGGTAGCTCCGAAGCCACCCATGCATCCCATGGCGCCAAGGCCACCGCCACCCATTATGCGAATCATGGCTCTTTTTTGAATCAAGACTTCTTCACGGGCAAGATTGACATACTCCTTTTGTGCCTTATTGAGGACAGATGTGTCCAAGAAGAACAAGTGCTTCTCCCATACCAACAATCTAGTTCGCTCCTCATTGCTCACCTTCCTCTCCTCCAAAGCCACCTTCCTCTCCTCGGCCGCCACCCTTCTCTCCTCGGTCGCGGCATCTTGGTTCCTTGTCATTTTCCTCACCTCGTTGGCTTGTTTTCTTGCCTTAACAATAGCTTCCATAGCATTTTTGAGCTCATCATCtcctttcctcttcttcttttcttttgcgtCTTTCTTACACCCATCCGGTCGTTTTGGCTTCGAGTATGAAACCGAGTTGGGTGTGGGGCTTCTCTTGCCGTCATCACTTGATACATCACCCTCCTTCTCATCATCATCCAACTCAATTGTTCGCTTGCGTTTGTTCCTCAAATCCAAATCATCCAAATCATCACGCTTCTTCCATTTCTCATCATCCTTCAACACGTCATAGCAATGAGCCAAGGTAAATGGCCTTCCTTTCTTGATCTTCCCCTTCTTGGTCCTCTTCTCCTCTCCTTTGAACAAGGTTTTGTGCAATGTTGAACTACATGAAAACAAAACAAGTTAGCACTTCAAACACCAACAACAAGTATGATGAACATGGATGAAATGACAATTACTCTATCGTCCTCATTGGTGCCACTTGGGTTCAACTTGTCAACCGCCTTTTGTGCGGCCGCCCACTTTTGACAATCCTTGTTGATTGTCGACCACCGGGACCGAAGAGATCGCTCGGAGCGGTCAATTCCACTCACGTTGTGAACATCAAAGTGTTCCTTCATCCGGTTTCAATAAGCGTCACTACTTTGATCACCTCCAACGGATGGATCCCTCGACACTTGCAACCAAGTATTGCATAATAAGATGTCTTTGGCATTGGTGTAATTGCCCGCTCTTCCTTTCGGTGCGTCGACAATGCCCTCACCATCCTCGTCCACCTCGAACTCATGGTCATCAAAGTGCATGTCATTGGTTTGAGACCAATGCGAATTGTTGGAGCCAACACCCATAGTTGACATGTATGCATCATCGTTGAGACTACAAAATATATAGAACAATGCAAATAAGCTATCTATATGTATGCATTCAAAAAATAACAAGAAAAAAAGTTGGGGAATTTTTCTACCTTTGGGGCATATCGTCGAACACATTGTGCGCGTCGGCCGCCGGCTCAACGAGTGAGCTCGCCGGCGCTTCGGTAGCCGCCGCGCCCGTCACACGCCCTGCAAGCTTCTTCCTTGACGCCTTCGAGGTGCCGGAGCCGTCCGccgccttgttcttcttcgcggatgtcttgcccttcttcggccgcgcCGCATTTGGGAGcttcttggggggggggggggggggggaggggggcacggggcggcgccggcgcgaCGCCACCCGTCGCCGAGGTCATCCGCGACGGCATGAAGAGGCCGCGCGCGAGGCTGATGCTCGGAGGAGCTCCGGCGGAGGCGAGGCCAACGCTCCCCCCGCTAGGGGTTGCGGCGGCAGTGGAGGGGTCGCGGCTGTAGGTGGGGTGAGCGGGGTGCCGGCGCGTTCGTCCATCGGGTCCAgttcgccggcgccggcgcgtGGGGCGAAGGTGGCACGGAGGAGAGAGTGCGGCGCGAGCGCTCATGTGTGCCGCGCGCGGAAGCGAGCGCCCCAAATACACAGCGTGTGTTGGCGATTCGGACCACGTACCTAATTCCATATGCCGCGCGCGGTTATTGCGCGCCCGCTGGAGCCACTCTACCGGTTGTGCGCGCGCTAAAATGGCCAAATTTGCGGCGCGGCGCTTGTTTAGCGCGGTTGTTGGAGATGCTCCGGCTGGCTGCAGCCTGCAGGTGGCCTATTCGGCGTTCTTTCGTGGTGCCGGCCGTGCCGGATTTTGTCCTTCGTAGCTCTCCATCAGAATCGGAGCTGCGCTGCTTGGTCgtggatggctgagtttggtgtGGATCTTTATACAACTACACGCGGCCTCTGCAGTGCAGGTTGAGTCAGTGATCGCTTATGAGTTATGACAAAGCCGGAGTCGTTTACTTAGTGTTTAGGGATAGTGATGACGCCTCTAGGAGAGAAGTGATGAACTTTGATCGTGCAATGAACTTTGATCGTGCATGTGGTCTCGGCGAGGTCCTCTTTGGAATGTGTGCCGCTAAACGGTTGTAATGGGTTTTCTCGGTTTTTCATAAGAAACTGGGCAATCTGCTTTTCGCTCGGTTCTACCTAATTAATTGCGCAGCTTTTCTCTTCTTAACGAATGCAGAAATTCTGCCATTTCAAAAAAACACACAGAAAAAAGGGCTTCTTCGCCGACTGCTACGGTGCTACCGGCGCTACTGTGGTGTGCGTTCACACGGAAGATCAACTGCAAGAGTTAAAGACCAGATGGTCTTCACTTCCCATAATTAACTGGTCTCAGCTAACTACTGGAATCCATGAGTAGCACGTGTCTGATCATGGAGCTCTCTGTATTAGTAAGGGCGCGTTCGGATTTCCTCATCTCCGCGGCTCCGCGCCGGAGCGGAGTGGCAATCCTGTTTTAATTTACAGAGCTGGTAAAATGCAGCTCCGCGCGCTCCGCTCCGTGAAGAGATGCCGAACAGGCGCTAAATCTAGCTACCATTAGGTGTAACAATACCTAAATTGGTGGCGGGCGTGACTGACAACCTTCCTCTGACAAGGATGTAGAGACCAAAGTTCATTGCAAGATGAGACAATCAATTTGAAGCTGTGACTGTCCCTGCATTTTCTTTATCTGAGCAAGTGGAATAATACCCACACCCACACAGCCACCATGGCATCGTGTGCTATTGATCGGTGGTCAAGCGCCCAGCAGAGTAGCAAGTATGAAACAGAGTTGCATTCTACAAGTCTCTACCGGATTTAGCTTCAAGAGAGATGGCGAGCCTGAAAAACAGGctaacaactactccctccgtcccataatataagaacgtttttgatactagtgtagtgttaaaaacgttcttatattttgggacagagggagtaagaGATTGTGATATTAGGCTCACAACTGAAATTTGTAGTGCCCAAGACAAAATTTCAAGATACTGTGCTATAAACACAATTGCAGCCCTTAATTTTCACGTACTTTTCGTCCTTCACATCTTACCATGTTTGGCCATGTCGGACTTCCAGGCATTCAACATGTCACTATGAGCCAGGGCATTTTCCTAATCTCATTTAGGTAACTTGTCATGCTCATGCAATCATCTTCGATTAAATGTTTTGATTATACGAAGGTGCGCTAGGGAGATAAAAATTAGGAGCTTCCACTTGACCACTTTGGTTGGACTCTAGGTATGAGCTCACGATAGAGTATAAAGTTAGTTCCCTCTACCCAAGATACTGCTAGTAAAGCCCAAGAGATCAATCTTGTACATTATCGGGTCCTGATACCTCCCGTGCACATAGGCAACGAACTAACAAGAAATCAAATAGGTAATTTACTAGATATGTTCCGCTTTTTATTACACGGAGAAGAAGAGGAACTGACAACTCCTAAACCACGATGGAGAAGAAGAGGAATCAAGAACCCCTAAACCTCAATTGATTTCTTGTCTATCTTATGACGGGAAGTGAGAAATATATAGGAGACTGGGCAGAGAGGTTGGGCACGATGCGACAAGTAGTTCCACCTTAATTTATTTTGAAAATGACATGAAATAGTGGGACACAATGAAGAAGAGGTTTGGTTTTCGAAAAGGAGGCTCACCCCCGGCCTCTGTAACAATGAAGAAGAGGTTACCACCCTACAACAACAATAGTAAATAATGAAACATTAACGATTCATAAATACATTCTCTACTATTGTTTTTGCTTCATATATAAGACTTCATAAAAACATGATATGAGGGTTGGGAGGTAGGAGCGTTGGGTGAGCACGAAGAGAGGCAGCGATAGCGTGGATCGATTAGGTCATGAGATAATTGCATCGTTGGCTCGTACCAACTAGTGTATGGAATAGAGACAACATCGGAATAGGGAAAATATCAGCTCCTTTTCTTGCCTCAGCTCGGCTGATCAGCAATCCCCTCGTCATTGTTTTCGGCAAAAGTGGCTTTGGCGATAAATCCAGTGGAGGACGCGGACTCCGTCGCATATCGATCCTCACGTGGACCTAGATTTTGCCTTATTAGGGTATCTCCAACGGCAACCCGCCAATTTCCACCCACATCCCTCCGCGGACAGGGGGACCAGTCCGTGGACATGGATGCGGGGGGGCCTCCATCTAACGCTGCACGCATATATTTCAACAACAATCCaaaaaaccggacgaaattcgttcAAACTtgaccggattttcatacaaattGGACGAAGTTCATGCAAACATAGCGGATTTCATAAAAACATGTCGGAATTCATTAAGGCATCTCCAAGGCGGACCCACAAACCACCCGCATCTTGCAGACAGTGTTGTCCGGAGCGCGGAAGCTATCCAACGCGGACCTATACCGGTCCATGGGGCGGTCCAGACGCGTTTTCTCCCGCATGTTGGAGGCAAAGAGGGGTCGGGCACGATTCTACAGGTAGTTTCACTTTTGAATACATTTTTGACAAGTTTCAATTTTTACCAGGTTTCAAATAGTGAAACTTGATAACCATAGTATTAAGTTTTGCCAAGTTTTACCAAATTCCATTAGAATGCACTCAATTTATAATATGAAGTTTCTATTTAGGGTTTAACATCTAGGGTTTGGCTTTAGTATTTGAAACTTGGTGAATTCATTCTTCATTCTCGATTTCTCGTCAActtttagtactccctccgtctcagtttacaagtcctgcgcgtatacctaggttgtcaattttatcaccctaatataaactatataacacaaaaattataccgtttgaaaatagaacatctgaagtttatattgatatatttttggtaatatatgacttgtattaggttggtcaaattgaCGACCTAGGGGTACGCGCACGCCTTATAAATTGAGAGAGAGGGAGTAGCTAAAATTTGATTAAGTTTTACACATGGGCGGACCGAGATCACGACATTATCAGGCGTGAAATCAGCATTGGGAACTGCGCGCGTACGGCGCAAGTTCACGTTACTACCACGTAAGTACTACTCCTATGGACCTCACGTCTGGTCTCATCGATGGAACCAAACACAAGCACATGC
This sequence is a window from Aegilops tauschii subsp. strangulata cultivar AL8/78 chromosome 7, Aet v6.0, whole genome shotgun sequence. Protein-coding genes within it:
- the LOC109768958 gene encoding BIIDXI-like protein At5g11420; translated protein: MRCAVVLLLVFAAARAAAVVTDGLLPNGNFESGPAKSELVNGTVVKGGKAIPKWETSGFVEYIESGHKQGDMLLVVPQGAYAVRLGNDASILQRIPVARGSYYAITFSAARTCAQAERLNVSVSPESGVLPMQTIYGSNGWDSYAWAFKAKLDVVELVIHNPGVEEDPACGPLIDAVAIRTLYPPTLSKGNMLKNGGFEEGPYFLPNASWGVLVPPNIEDDHSPLPAWMIMSSKAVKYVDAAHFKVPEGARAVELVGGKESALVQEVRTVPGWAYRLSFAVGDSADGCKGSMVAEAYAARSTLKVPYESNGAGGYKRAVLDFVAVRDRTRVVFQSAFYHMKADGTLCGPVIDDAKLVGLRKKPSARRLML